The Azospirillum baldaniorum DNA window GGTCGGCGTCGGCCGGGTGGAGGTGACCATCGTCAGCCTGTCCAGCCTGACCATCTTCCTTCTGCCGCTGATCGCGCTGCTGCTGTCCTTCGACGCGGTGGTGGGCGAGATCGACCGCGGCACCATGACGCTGCTGCTGTCCTACCCGGTGGCGCGCTGGCAGGTGCTGATCGGCAAGTTCCTCGGCCATGCCGCGATCATCGCCTTCGCCACCGTACTGGGCTACGGCGCCGCCGGGGTGGCGCTGGCGATGAGCGGGACCGAGATCGGGCCGGAGAGCTGGCGCGCCTTCGCCGCCATGATCGGATCGAGCGTCCTGCTGGGCGCCGCCTTCACGGCCATGGGCTACCTCGCCTCCACGCTGGTCCGCGACCGCGGCACGGCGGCGGGCATCGCCGTGGCGATCTGGCTGGTGCTGGTCCTGCTCTACGACATGGCGCTGCTGGGGCTGCTGGTGGCCGACGGCGGCAAGACGGTGAACGCCGGCCTGCTGAACGGTCTGCTGCTCGCCAACCCGGCGGACGCCTTCCGCCTCTTCAACCTGACCGGCTTCAAGAGCGTCAGCCAGTTCGCCGGCACCGCCGGGCTGGCCGCGCAGGTGCAGGTGTCGGCCTCCGTCCTGCTGGCCGTGCTGGCCGGCTGGG harbors:
- a CDS encoding ABC transporter permease, whose product is MNTLLTIAAKEVRDGLRNRWVVATTLLMAALALTLSFLGAAPTGTVGVGRVEVTIVSLSSLTIFLLPLIALLLSFDAVVGEIDRGTMTLLLSYPVARWQVLIGKFLGHAAIIAFATVLGYGAAGVALAMSGTEIGPESWRAFAAMIGSSVLLGAAFTAMGYLASTLVRDRGTAAGIAVAIWLVLVLLYDMALLGLLVADGGKTVNAGLLNGLLLANPADAFRLFNLTGFKSVSQFAGTAGLAAQVQVSASVLLAVLAGWVAAPLALAAVLFSRRQI